Proteins encoded together in one Microcebus murinus isolate Inina chromosome 16, M.murinus_Inina_mat1.0, whole genome shotgun sequence window:
- the KLK5 gene encoding kallikrein-5, producing the protein MATAGPAWTGTLGALIAALLLGVAEPVLANDVSCGNPPAAGHSASNRDLGAGPEEGTRDDSSTRIINGSDCGKHAQPWQAALLLGPNQLYCGAVLVHPQWLLTAAHCRKQGFRVRLGHQSLSPVYESGQQLLRGLKSIPHPGYHHPAHSNDLMLIKLNRRVRVTQDVKPINVSSRCAPAGTKCMVSGWGTTSSPTVHFPKVLQCLNITVLSQDTCKKAYPGQIDHTMFCAGDQAGRDSCQGDSGGPVVCNGRLQGLVSWGDYPCAQPNKPGVYTDLCQFSKWIHNTIQANT; encoded by the exons ATGGCGACCGCAGGACCTGCCTGGACGGGGACGCTGGGTGCTCTGATCGCAGCCCTGCTTCTGGGGGTCGCAG agcctgTTCTTGCCAACGACGTTTCCTGTGGCAACCCCCCTGCTGCCGGGCACTCTGCGAGCAACCGCGACCTGGGAGCTGGGCCCGAGGAGGGCACTCGGGACGACAGCAGTACCCGCATCATCAACGGGTCCGACTGCGGGAAGCATGCCCAGCCGTGGCAGGCCGCGCTGCTGCTGGGGCCCAACCAGCTCTACTGCGGGGCCGTGTTGGTGCACCCGCAGTGGCTGCTCACGGCCGCCCACTGCAGGAAGCA AGGTTTCAGAGTCCGTCTTGGCCACCAATCCCTGTCGCCCGTTTATGAATCTGGGCAGCAGTTGCTCCGGGGGCTCAAGTCCATCCCCCACCCTGGCTACCACCACCCCGCCCACTCCAACGACCTCATGCTAATCAAACTGAACAGAAGGGTCCGGGTCACGCAGGATGTCAAGCCCATCAACGTCTCCTCCCGTTGTGCACCTGCTGGGACCAAGTGCATGGTATCTGGCTGGGGGACGACCAGCAGCCCCACAG TGCACTTTCCCAAGGTCCTGCAGTGCTTGAACATCACTGTGCTAAGTCAGGACACGTGCAAGAAGGCCTACCCAGGACAGATAGATCACACCATGTTCTGTGCTGGCGACCAGGCGGGTCGGGACTCCTGCCAG GGTGATTCCGGGGGGCCTGTGGTCTGCAATGGCAGGTTGCAGGGACTCGTGTCCTGGGGAGACTacccctgtgcccagcccaacAAACCCGGCGTCTACACCGACCTCTGCCAGTTCTCCAAGTGGATCCACAACACCATCCAGGCCAACACCTGA